One Methanococcus aeolicus Nankai-3 DNA segment encodes these proteins:
- the nifH gene encoding nitrogenase iron protein, producing the protein MSFDEIAPEAKKIAIYGKGGIGKSTTTQNMAAALAHFLGHKVMIHGCDPKADSTRMILHGMGQNTVMDVLRDEGEDAITLEKVRKQGFGGIYCVESGGPEPGVGCAGRGVITAVDTMRELEGYPDDLDNLFFDVLGDVVCGGFAMPLRDGLAEEIYIVTSGEMMALYAANNIAKGILKYADQSGVRLGGIICNSRKVDGEKELMEEFVEKLGTKLIHFVPRDNIVQKAEFNKQTVIEYDPECNQAKEYRTLVENITANEDLVKPTPLSMEELEQLVEKYGLLD; encoded by the coding sequence ATGAGTTTCGACGAAATTGCTCCGGAAGCAAAAAAAATAGCAATATATGGAAAAGGAGGTATTGGAAAATCAACCACTACACAAAATATGGCAGCAGCTCTTGCTCACTTTTTAGGCCATAAAGTAATGATACACGGATGTGACCCAAAAGCAGATTCAACAAGAATGATTCTCCACGGAATGGGGCAAAATACAGTAATGGATGTATTGAGGGATGAAGGGGAAGATGCAATTACACTTGAAAAAGTTAGAAAACAAGGATTTGGAGGTATCTACTGTGTTGAGAGTGGAGGTCCTGAGCCAGGAGTAGGATGTGCTGGTAGAGGAGTTATTACAGCTGTTGATACAATGAGAGAATTAGAAGGATATCCAGATGATTTGGATAATTTATTCTTCGATGTTCTTGGGGATGTTGTATGTGGTGGTTTCGCAATGCCACTTAGAGATGGATTAGCAGAAGAAATATATATCGTTACATCAGGGGAAATGATGGCATTATATGCTGCAAACAATATTGCAAAAGGTATTTTAAAGTATGCCGACCAGTCAGGAGTTAGATTAGGGGGAATTATCTGTAATTCAAGAAAAGTAGATGGAGAAAAAGAATTAATGGAAGAATTTGTTGAAAAATTAGGAACAAAATTAATCCACTTTGTCCCAAGAGACAATATCGTTCAGAAAGCAGAATTTAACAAACAAACAGTAATCGAATATGACCCAGAATGTAATCAAGCAAAAGAATACAGAACCTTGGTCGAAAATATTACGGCAAATG